The genomic region TATAAGAATCTTAGAATCTTCACACTTTTGTATATGGAATTGTGGAATTATATTTCTATATGTTAACTTCAAGAAGATTGGATGTCATTTAACAACAATTTCTGAAAATCTATGTAGCTAATATTGGTGTTTTATGCATATGCAGCACCTCTCAAACATACAAGTTTTAGCACCTGAaggttcaaaagatgttgcatttggACAATTAATTGCAATAACTGTTAGTTTATTTATTTTGTTACAACAACTAGATTCATATGAAGATTTGCTAAATACCAAATACATAAGGTACGGGATAGTGTTTTTTCCTATTTTACGAGATGCCATTAAAATATCATttgaatattaaatgtacaatggtCAATTGCTCAAGATACATAGATGTGTTTATACCATTCTGGTAGAGTTGGCAAGATCAGAGGGTTGGATAGCTAAACAAAACGGTCAATTGCTTAAGATACATAGAGGTGTTATACCATTATCGTAGAGTTGCCAAAATCAGAGGGTTGGATAACGGTACAAAATGCATCGGGTTGATGCATGACCCTTATTTGCATTGAAATGACCTTTTCTTGTCCATTtccaaaattgaaaaataaaatgtagatttttaaaattttaatgcgTAACTACAAAATTTATAAGGTTTTTGACAACCTATAAAATGTCGACAAAAACCTTATAAAATTTTTAGTTACACATTCAAAATTTtaagatttatattttattttttaattttagaaATGGACGAAAGTGTTTGCATGTCAACTCAATACAAATAAAGGTCATGCATCAACTCGATATCATTTTGTTCCGTTATCAACCCTATGGTTTTGTCAACTCTACCATAATGGTATAAACATCTCTATGTATCTTTGAACAATCGACTGTTTTGTTCCATTATCCATCCCTCTGATCTTGTCAACTCTACCAGAATGGTATTAACACCTCTATGTATCTTGAACAATTGACCATTGTATATTTAATATTCAGATGATATCTTAACTGCACCTCGTAACATAGGAAAAAAAACACTATCATGTACCTTACGAGTTTGGCTATTTAGCAAATCTTCATATGGACTAGTTGCTgtaataaataaacaaatttacAGTTATTGCAATTGGTTGTCCAACTGCAATCTCTTTTGAACCTTCAGGTGCCAGAACTATATGTTCGGGAGGTGCTGCATATGCATAAAACACAAATATTAGCtacatagatttttagaaattgttGTTAACTGATATCCAATCTTCTTAAAGTTAACAAATATAATTTCACGATTCTCATATACAAAAGTTTAAAGATTCTAAGAATCTTATAAACTTGAAAAGCTTGTCAATGAGTAATGTTGTGAGCTTAGTGATTCAACTAAAAATCACAGGCAACTATACAAGTTGGTTCGATAATTGAGCTGGGGTATGTATGCAGAGATCCATGCataaaaaacatataaaaaatgtGAATTTGATTTAACATATAAAACAAATAAAAACATATTTGACTCGGCAACTGAAAACAAATAAACTCCATCAGTAGATGGATAATTTGTCAAAGGCAAAACAAACTTGAAGTTTACCAACTAACCTTTGTTTTCGATTGGTCGTGGACACCATTGACTTTAGATAAAAGTTTGGGCAAAACAAACTCGAAATTCACGTGctattttagatgtcgttgtgttaagcgttttttaaagagTATCCGTTtcaaacgtagttagttttgttttgttcaataaatttttcgagtgtaacggtgctgtcgaaaaaatttaactcgcggcgagcagaaagatacgggctgtcgttgtgtttagcgttttttaaaaagtgtccgtttcgaacgtgttTAGTTTCGTTTTttgcataaaattatttcgagtctgacgttgccgttgaaaaaatttaactcgtggcgagcgggaagatacgggttgtcgttgtgtttagttttttttttaaaaaattatccatttcgcgtatagttagtcccgttgtgttcgtgagATTTTTCCgatttgaacggtggtctcggaaaaatttaactcgcaccgagcgagaagataggacccgttataaattcgggtggaattaggttcttttattttattaaaattatatatttacacttttaactTCTGAAAAAATGTAAACTTGAAGGGTTTTTGTGTAAATATGGCGACCGGTTGTAATGTGAAAGATGTGAACGCAAACTAAAAACTAGTAAGTGAAACTACACATATTTGCAACACATTTAGTATGTAAGGATTAATAATATAAAGGTAAATGATATTCTTAGAATTTATTCATACGCTAATAATATACATGCGTTAGGTTATGGCGCAAGTAAAATTGATATTAATTGTATTTATACTCAAGACATGCTAACATGCAATCTCTGTGTATATATCGTGCACACAATATGCATTTTGATTGTGTGCCGTGTTTGCATAAACAAGAGTCTTCTAAGTATGCTAACACTTGGGGATTGAAGTCAAGCACGACCATGCTTGCGTTTATAGTCATGACTCGTAAATCGTTAGTTCTGCGCATGTATGGCTAGGACAACCCGTTGTCTGTCATCCTCCGGTAAATATCTGGCCCTTGTCACCAAACAGGGTTATGCCGAGTGGGAGCTAGAGATAGGCATCCCCTAAGTAGGCAATGGCGCTACAGGTATATCACCATACGCGTGAGGTTTAAGTTAGAGGGCTACTCTGCATTTATATACATGGCAGAGGAGGTGTTCACCGACAATAACTTGATTTAAAGTAAGTTTTTGAAATGATTACAATGATAAATTTCAAAACACGTGCTAAATACTAAACTTCCAACTAAAATGAGACTAGCCAGGCGTTAACTTGTTAGCTTGCCATCATTTCTTGTGCCCTAGTCTTTTTGTGAACTCAGATTCCCGTGAGGTTTGTGTCTGTCGTTTATGGGCTTTCCTCCAACCACTTGCTTTCCCAATCATCTTGCTCTTCTCCCATTTCTTCTTCCTCTTTCTCTTTTGCTGGCGGTGCCAAATGGCTGCCGTAACCAATCTTCATGAGTCATTTTGGAGGCTGACTTTCCATTGCTTTATTGCTCGAGACCTGCCCATACCAGTTTTTTTTTCTTCGTAAATCAACGAATGCGAGGAATATGCGTCTTATGATTGGGAGAGGTAACAAAGTCAAGTTTTGGGAGAGGTAACAAAGTCAAGTTTTGGAAGGATTTTTGGATTGGGGATGAGCCTTTGTGTTCTCAGTTCAATAGATTATTTCGCCTGGATGTTAATCCGGATTGTCTAatcatggatagaagagaaaacgagAGTCGAAAATGGTGTTGGAATCGTGAATAGATTGGAAGTAGAAATGAAAGTGTTGTTTCGGTTCTGTTAGATGCTATTTTGAATGTAGTATTGTTAAATGCAGATGATTCTTTAATGGGGCAGCAGGCTCAAGTGGTGGATTCACAGTTATGGAAACAAGGAATTACATTGATTCTATTTTTACTTCCATCAACTCAGGTTAGTTTTCAATTGTGCAAGATTATTCCAAAGAAGATTAACATATTCTTGTGGCATTTAGTTATGGATCGTTTACCGACTCGAAGTAATCTTATTCATCGTGGAGTGATTGTTGATAATCCCGGTTGCCCTCATTGTAATTTTGGATTGGAGAACATAAATCATTCAATGTTCTCATGTGTTGTGGCAAAAGATATTTGGAGAGAGGTGAGCCTTTGGGTTGGAGTCGATATCAGCGGATTCGATTGTTGGTCCGATTGGCTATATTGGTTTGATCATTAGGTTGCTAGTAGTGAGGTCAAGAATCGTATGTTCGTTATTGTAGGAGCCTTGCTTTTGATTCTATGGAGATTTCGTAATGGAGTTATCTTCCATGAGCATAATTTAAAGGGGCATGAACTTTTTGATTGTATTAGATACTTTGCATTTTCTtggttttctattttctagtaattGTGAAGTTTCTATTTTATGGATCAATTGGCTTATAATGCCAAGGTAGATGGTTTGGTCAAAGAGTAAATTCTGGAAGCGGGTTAACACTGGTCAAGTTTTTATTCGACCCTTTAGACTATGAAGGTTCGACCATATTCCAGCTTTTTGTGATATGGTATTTGAATGGATAACTCCTCTTTATCCATTTTTCAAATATTTCCTTTCAGTTCAGTTCTATATTTGAGTTCATTACAAATTAAAATCGATTGTGTGAGTATGTACAGGTTAGGAGAAGCCAGGGTCAGCCGGCCCCGGTGAACGAATATTCTTAATGTATTTATATGTTAGACGTTTAATGTACTTATATGTCAATGTTCAGCGTTTTGGCTCGTTTTGtgttattttttaaatttttaacattttgCACCCATTGAAAATAATTCATGGAATTTTTTTTCTCTCTCATGAAGGCGATTTTGGCGGGAAAGGCGATTTCGCCATTTTTGCCCTAAATCGTCGTTCAGATCTCAATTTTCCACCATTTCTTTCCAAATTAATCCGCTAATTAGCTTTCATACTGTATTCCGTTAGTAGTAATCCTGTTTTTTAGTTGATTGATCGGTAGATTTAGCCATGTCTGGTAAAAAACGTACGTCTAAAAGGAGAATTAAAGTCCCGATTAAATTTGGTGATTCTGTTGTCTCCTTTGCTAATAAACAAAGGAATCAAGGTTATGGAAAGGATGTTAATACTAGTAACAGTGCTGATGGATCTGAAAATGTGAATTCAGGGGAAGAGGTTTCTGATTATGAGGTTGATGGTGGTAGCGTGGGTCAGAATGGGGAAAATGTTCATGCTCAGACGGTGAATCTGGTGGATCCGCATATGGAGAGTGTTAATTCGGAGAAGACTATTAATGATGAAGATGTTCATCTTGCGTCTGTAAGTAGTCCTAATCTGAATGAGCATGTTACTAGTTCTGTTAATACTGCTAGTCAGGGAATTAAAATGACGTATGCAAATGTTGTGAATAATGATACTGTGATAGATGAGAAGCTATTGAGCTATGTTCCTCCTGTTGTTGATAAGGATGGTAATGAATTTGTTATTTTCGATGAAGAGTTAGTGAATGAAGGTTGCAGGAAATGGAGGACCACAGCTTGTGGCTATATGATTGGTTGTTCTATGTCTTATAATGCTTTACAGTATAATCTTAGGAAAATGTGGGGTAAGTTTGGATTGAAAGAGGTTATAATGGATAGTAATCAAGTTTGCTATTTCAAATTTAATAGTGATGAAGGTATGAATAAAGTGGTGGAGAGTAGCCCTTGGATGGTAAATGGGAAACCTCTATTAGTGTGCAAGTGGGATCCTGAAATAAGCATTGAAAAGACTGAACATAGTAAAATTCCTGTATGGGTTAAATTTCTGAATGTTCCTTTAGAAGCCTGAAGTGTTAAAGGTATAAGCACTATTGCAAGCAGAATTGGCAGGCCTTTGCTTATGGATACTGTTACTGCAAATATGTGCCATAAGGGTGATGGCAGGGCTGGTTATGCTAGGGTAATGATTGAGTTGGATGCTTGTAAAGGTTGTGCTGATGTTGTGGATATTAAATATCATGATGCTAATAAGAATGTAAAGAGTGTTAAACAAGTGGGAGTGGAGTATCCATGGAAACCTATGGTTTGCTCTCATTGTGCAGTTTTTGGCCATGATCATAAGGATTGTAAGGTGAGACCTAGAACTGAGGAAGAATTGAAGGCAAAAGAAGCTGTGAATACTAGTAAGAATGTTGATGAGTTTGTGGAGGTTAGATATAATAAGAAGAGGGAGGAATACAAGAAGACAGACAAAAGATCAAAGGATCCTGTTAAAGTAAATATGGAGTATAGGCCTAAGAATGGTATGAATAATAAGAGTGTGGGTGATAAGAATGTTAAGTCTGCTCAAGATAAGAATAAGTTCTATGTGTTGGCTAGTAATAATGAGGAAAAGGAGGATAATTGTTTGTTTGATAAAAGGTTGATTGTGGATGGGTATATCAAAAGGAGGAAGCAACCTATTACAGATGAAACAAGAATGTGGTCATATGATATGATTCAATACTTCAAAATTCAATGGGAGGCAATGCTAAGAGGAAAAAGTGTTGAGTTTGATGATGATGACATATTGGAAGTGAGTGATGATTTCCAAGCTTTGAATGATAATGAATTGAGGGGTGGAGACCCCTCTATTCTGGTATGACTTAATACTCATTTTCTTGTATTTATGATGGAATTAAAAATAGCTTCTTGGAATATTAGAGGggctaataatattgataaacatAACGAAGTGAGGAATTTAATTAAGGATGAACACTTGAGTATATGTGCAGTTTTGGAAACTCATCTTAAAACCAAAACTGTTAAGAATGCTAGTAATTATATGTTTGAGAGATGGGAATGGATCTCAAATGTGCAGTTTAGTCCTACTTGTTGCAGAATGGTGATTGGTTGGGATCCCAATAAGGTTAAGGTCATGGTCATTCACATGACTAAACAAGTTACCTTTTGTCTTGTTGAGACTGTTATTGATAAGGCAAAATTCTTTTGTAGTTTTGTCTATGCTAGCAACAAGGGGTCTGAAAGGAAGAGTTCTTTGGACTGAATTAATTAGTCAAAAAGCCTTTAGTTCTGGATTCCCTTGGGTAATGATGGGTGATTTTAATGTCACTTTAAAGGTTGATGAACATAGTGCAGGGTGTTCTCATTTGTCCGAGGAGAAGAAGGAGTTTCAATCTTGTGTGAATAACATTGAAGTTGAGGATCTAAGCAGCTCTGGTTTTCAATTTACTTGGACAAAATCATTAAAAAATCCAAACTGTGATACATTGAAGAAGTTGGATAGGGTTATGGTAAATGAGGAGTTTCTTAGTAAGTTTAATGATGCTCATGCTATTTTTCACCCTTACTTAATATCAGATCACAGCCATGCTGTATTGAAAATGCATGATGCTTTGTTTCATAAACCTAAATCTTTTaggtttatgaactatattgttgaAAAAGATGAAAAGGGATGGAATATTGATATAGCTGGTCATGCCATGTTTAGAGTGGTTAAGAAACTCAAATTACTTAAAAAGGAGCTTAACAGATTGAATTGGAAGAATGGTAATATCTTTACTAAGGTAAAGGAATTAAAGGAAAAACTTAAGAAGAGTCAAGCTGAGGTTAATGCTAACCCTTGTGATAAAGAGTTGAAAATTGCTGCCATTCATATTCTAAATGAGTATCAGGAGGCCTGTAGATGGTGATAGGTTAGATTGAAATGGATGGTAGATGGTGATAGGAACACTAAATATTTTCATAGTGTTCTGAAGTCTAGGAAGAATAAGGCTAGGGTTGACAGTATTTGTAATGAACAAGGTCAAAGGTTCTATGGGGTTGAAGTTGCAGCTCAAGTTGTAGAGCATTTCAAAAACTTTTTGGGCAAATCATGTAATGTTCATCCTTTAGATCATAATGGTGATCTGTTTAGTACTACTTTGAATAGAGATGAAGCTAACTCCATGGTGACCGATGTTACAAGTGAAGAGATAAAGGATGCTATTTTTGGTATAGACAGTGATAAGGCTTCTGGGCCAGATGGTTTCACCTCTTGTTTCTTTAAAAAAGCTTGGCCAATCATTGGTAATGAAGTTTGCTGTGCTatcaaagatttctttcatactgggAAGCTATTGGGTGAGGTAAATTCAACACTGCTTGCTTTAATTCCAAAGATTGATACCCCTAATAAGGTTTCAGACTTTAGACCAATAGCATGTTGTAATGTGTTGTATAAAGCAATTAGCAAAATTATAACAGACAGGATGAAGAGGGGTCTGAGTAAGCTTGTTAACATGAATCAAAGTGCCTTTATTCCTGGTAGGTCTATTCAAGACAACATTCTTCTTACACAGGAATTATTAAGGGGTTATGGCAGAGTGAATGGGCCTAAGAGATGTGCCATGAAAATAGATATTCAAAAAGCTTATGACACTGTTAATTGGAACTTCTTTGAGGAGCATTTTGATTGGTTTTGGATTCCATGAAAAAATGATATCCTGGATCATGACATGTGTTACCTCTGCTACATTTTCTATTTGTGTGAATGGGGAAATTCATGGTTATTTCAAAGGGGGTAGGGGGTTAAGGCAAGGAGATCCTATGTCTCCCTACCTTTTTACACTTGTCATGGAGGTTTTAAATCTTGTGATGGTTAAACATATCAAGAAGTCAAGGGTGTTTAAATATCATTTTGGTTGTAAACAGCTTAAAATTTCCCATATTTGTTTTGCTGATGATCTTCTCATGTTGTGCAAAGGAGATGTTGGATCTGTTTAAGTGATAAAGAAAGGATTAGAAGAGTTTAGCTCTATATCAGGTCTATTTCCTAATATGCAAAAGAGTACTATCTTCTTTGGTAGTGTTAAACCAAATGTCAGAAATGATATTTTGAATTTGATGCCATTTGAGGTGGGCAAGTTGCCAGTGAAGTATTTGGGAGTCCCTTTACTTGCTAAACGTTTGGGTGTGAGTGATTGCAAAAACCTGGTGGATAAAATTAGGGAGAAGGTTGGATGTTGGAGGAATAAAAACCTATCTTATGCAGGCAGACTTCAACTCATCTCTTCTGTCCTTACTTCTATGCAAGTTTATTGGGCCTCAGTCTACACAATTCCTCAACTTGTTATAAAAGAAATTGAAAAATTGGTGAGGAATTTCCTTTGGGCTAATGATCAAAGTTGTAAGGGTAGAGCTAAAGTTGCATGGAAGCTTATTTGCAGGCCTAAGAATCAGGGTGGTTTAGGTTTGAAGCCTCTCAAACTTTGGAATGAAGTGTTACTGATAAAACAGGTTTGGAAAATTATATGCAAGCATGAGTCTTTATGGTGGCAATGGGTTAATGTTGTGAAGCTTAAAGGTAAAGAGTTTTGGGATGTTGGGTATGAACTCAGTGATAGCTGGGGCTGGAGAAAGTTGTTGACTTTAAGAGACTTCATTAAACCTCATGTTCATAGAGATCACAATGGTGTTTTTTGGTGGATATCTAATGATCACAAGCTTAAACCTTTTTCAACAGGCCAGGTGTGGAAAGATCTAGGGTGTGTTGGTAATGAAGCTGAGTGGTATCATGTTATTTGGTATCCACAGATTACCCCTAAGCATTCGTTTATTTTGTGGTTAGCAATTCAAAGGAGATTAGCTACTCATGACAGAATCAAAAGATGGATGCCTAATGAAAATTTCAGTTGTTGTTTTTGTGGTAAGCAAGAGGACTCACATGCTCATTTGTTCTTTCAATGTGATGTAACCAGCTTGATATGGGAAGATATTAAAAAGTTGTTGGTGTATAAAGGGCAACAAAATGAGTTACAGCAGATTGTACAGGATTTGGCTAGGTATCCCTCTTTGAAAGATATTAGAAATGTTCTAAATCGTATTGCTATTGGTGCAACTGTATACTATGTGTGGATTGAAAGGAATAATAGACTCTACAAAAAGTGCAAGAAGAGTGTGGAAGAAATATGGAAGGATATTAAAGACCATATCAGGTTTAAGCTGAGTGGAATTAAAATCAGGAACTCGTCGAATGTGCAGGCTGTGGCTAGGAGATGTGATTTGAAGATTGGTGATAATATGCTCTTGCTGGCATAGTTCTTGTTTTGGTAGTTGTATGGGTTGTTTTGTCTGCATTGTGTTTTGGGTTTATTTGCCTTGTTTTAAGTTGCATTTGGGTTAGGTTATACCCTGCCCTTGGTTTTGTAATCTTTGTTGATTTTAATATATTCTCACAtttgggaaaaaaaaa from Rutidosis leptorrhynchoides isolate AG116_Rl617_1_P2 chromosome 9, CSIRO_AGI_Rlap_v1, whole genome shotgun sequence harbors:
- the LOC139869000 gene encoding uncharacterized protein, with protein sequence MGDFNVTLKVDEHSAGCSHLSEEKKEFQSCVNNIEVEDLSSSGFQFTWTKSLKNPNCDTLKKLDRVMVNEEFLSKFNDAHAIFHPYLISDHSHAVLKMHDALFHKPKSFRFMNYIVEKDEKGWNIDIAGHAMFRVVKKLKLLKKELNRLNWKNGNIFTKVKELKEKLKKSQAEVNANPCDKELKIAAIHILNEYQEACRW